GGAGTTTTCCGCAGCCGAAGGGAACGGTCCGGTGAATGCGCTCGACCTGGCATTTCGCAAAGCACTTCAACTCTTCTATCCATGTGTTACCGAAGTGATGCTGACAGATTTTAAAGTCCGCGTGCTGGAAGGAACGTCCGGAACCGGTGCCACGGTGCGAGTCTTAATAGAATCCACAGACGGCGACCAGGTGTGGTGGACGGCGGGATTCAGTCAGAATGTTATTCAAGCATCTTGGGACGCCCTTGTTGACAGTATCGATTACAAGCTCCAGAAGGATTTGGCGAATCGAGGCTCATGAAGTACTCGCGCATACCCCGAGTGAACAGGCAAGTGCAGGGGCTGATACTTGTGGGAATAATTGCGCTCGTAGTTCATTGTGTTGGGATTCTCGTTCCTTGGGTGCCATGTGACAGGTCCATTCGTCTGACCGGCAATGCGTCGGAAATCGACATTGGCAACATATCCGGCACTCACAAAGTAAACACTCGGAAGAAACTCGATTTGAATGTTGCCGATGAATCGGATCTTCGGGCCGTTCCCGGAATCGGGCCGGTGCTTGCGGGCAGGATAGTGTCTCACAGGGATTTGATTGGGGGATTCACGAGCCTGGAAGAATTGAAGAATATCGCTGGAATTCGCGCCAAGAAGTTTTCACAGTTTTCCCGGTTTCTGGAGATCTCCGACAGCTTC
The sequence above is a segment of the Desulfomonile tiedjei DSM 6799 genome. Coding sequences within it:
- a CDS encoding ComEA family DNA-binding protein produces the protein MKYSRIPRVNRQVQGLILVGIIALVVHCVGILVPWVPCDRSIRLTGNASEIDIGNISGTHKVNTRKKLDLNVADESDLRAVPGIGPVLAGRIVSHRDLIGGFTSLEELKNIAGIRAKKFSQFSRFLEISDSFHGQKHVQSSLSFSNPPTGPDE